A window of Bradyrhizobium sp. AZCC 1610 contains these coding sequences:
- a CDS encoding lipopolysaccharide biosynthesis protein: protein MLSQTFHYSVASVVSAAIGLLSAIVFTRLLSPEEYGVYVVGLSTAGIVSALLFTWVRVSALRFQSEGGAVDVRKTIFVAYLISALAAPIALLIATLTTSVSLERNLAAIFFALGLGLFELGQELLKARLQSFAFMSASIIRACLAFTLCLAAALLGGGGLCQLAMVTITYFVTTTLFAGTILRSPVAGPKISDLRTFATFGIPITLSGIVFAIHAALDRILVFHFMGDHAAGQYGASADLVRQIILIPAVSIASATIPLAVRACATGGAAEARPHLEFSLEILLAAVLPAVVGVALTSSYIAGVVLGSEFRETAAQIMPILAFAWLFQSISQSYIHASFHLAKTPFLMTTQSVVMLIANLLVMPLLLARFGLVGAASSLVIVEAFGAAFGWYLTRKAFPLPFNAFQAMRIVAATAIMALVLTFIKPLLPIGVVSFGVLAATGCLVYVAAAFAFDITGLRKAVIAYTARRNLPAPSITAPSPGLPSMSTRES from the coding sequence ATGCTCAGCCAAACGTTCCATTATTCGGTTGCGAGCGTCGTATCGGCCGCGATCGGCTTGCTGAGCGCGATCGTGTTCACGCGTCTGCTCTCGCCCGAAGAGTATGGCGTGTACGTCGTCGGTCTGAGCACCGCGGGCATCGTCTCGGCGCTGCTGTTCACCTGGGTTCGCGTCTCTGCGCTGCGTTTCCAGTCGGAAGGCGGCGCGGTCGACGTCCGGAAGACCATCTTCGTCGCCTATCTCATCTCGGCCCTCGCCGCACCGATCGCGCTCCTTATTGCCACGCTGACGACTTCGGTATCGCTGGAGCGAAATCTCGCAGCAATCTTTTTCGCGCTGGGGCTCGGCCTTTTTGAGCTCGGGCAGGAACTGCTGAAGGCGCGATTGCAATCGTTCGCATTCATGTCAGCGTCGATCATTCGCGCCTGCCTGGCGTTCACGCTGTGCCTGGCCGCGGCGCTTTTGGGCGGCGGCGGACTGTGCCAGCTCGCGATGGTGACCATCACCTACTTCGTCACGACGACGCTGTTTGCGGGCACGATCCTGCGATCCCCCGTCGCCGGCCCGAAGATTTCCGATTTGCGGACGTTTGCGACATTCGGCATTCCGATCACGCTGTCGGGCATCGTCTTTGCGATCCACGCCGCGCTCGACCGGATACTGGTGTTTCATTTCATGGGCGACCACGCGGCCGGCCAGTACGGCGCATCCGCCGATCTCGTCCGGCAGATCATCCTGATCCCGGCGGTGAGCATCGCGTCCGCAACGATCCCGCTGGCGGTGCGCGCCTGCGCCACCGGTGGCGCCGCCGAGGCGCGGCCGCATCTGGAATTCAGCCTCGAAATTCTGCTGGCCGCCGTCTTGCCGGCAGTGGTCGGCGTGGCCTTGACGAGCAGCTATATCGCTGGCGTGGTCCTCGGCAGCGAGTTCAGGGAGACCGCGGCGCAGATCATGCCGATCCTGGCCTTTGCCTGGCTGTTTCAGTCGATCTCCCAATCCTACATTCATGCGAGCTTTCACCTCGCCAAGACGCCGTTCTTGATGACGACGCAAAGCGTCGTGATGCTGATCGCGAATTTGCTGGTCATGCCGCTCCTGCTCGCCAGATTTGGCCTGGTCGGCGCGGCGTCGAGCCTCGTTATCGTGGAAGCTTTCGGCGCGGCCTTCGGCTGGTATCTCACGCGAAAGGCATTTCCGCTCCCCTTCAACGCATTCCAGGCCATGCGCATCGTCGCGGCGACGGCGATCATGGCGCTGGTGCTGACGTTCATCAAACCACTGCTTCCGATCGGCGTGGTCTCGTTTGGCGTGCTGGCCGCAACCGGCTGCCTGGTCTACGTCGCCGCGGCCTTCGCATTCGATATCACCGGCTTGCGCAAGGCCGTGATCGCCTATACCGCGCGGCGCAATCTCCCGGCCCCGTCCATCACCGCCCCGTCTCCGGGACTACCCAGCATGTCGACAAGAGAATCATGA
- a CDS encoding glycoside hydrolase family 26 protein — MKRLVLFLAAFVLTVLLLARVDSNAASRAASNPSKFAGAFVNWGPIGREHTLQAWEKWLKQKPSSVLGVDFYGQTTWEDFSKLSWVPGVWKKLNPARNLVWSIPLTMKGTPLADVADGLHDAEFEAAARAISEAHPQAIIRLGWEMNLADMAWFAKGHEADYIRAFRRVVEIFRRHSTGFKFDWCPGWGPQEMPADLSYPGDDVVDYIGLDVYDFKHEGTPEERWNAFYVKAPFGLEWHREFAHLHGKRMSYPEWGVGNFGDNPFFIQQMHDWFMKNEDRIAYAAYFDVNGAWPTQIDNGQFPNSQRLFRKLFSR; from the coding sequence GTGAAGCGGTTGGTGCTGTTTCTGGCGGCCTTTGTCCTGACCGTGCTGCTGCTGGCGCGCGTCGACAGCAATGCCGCTTCGCGCGCCGCGTCCAACCCATCGAAGTTCGCAGGCGCCTTCGTCAATTGGGGGCCCATAGGGCGCGAGCATACGCTGCAGGCGTGGGAAAAATGGCTGAAGCAGAAGCCGTCCTCGGTGCTCGGTGTCGACTTCTATGGGCAAACGACCTGGGAGGATTTTTCCAAACTGAGCTGGGTTCCGGGCGTCTGGAAGAAGCTCAATCCTGCGCGCAATTTGGTCTGGTCGATCCCGCTGACCATGAAGGGGACGCCTCTCGCTGACGTTGCCGATGGGCTCCACGATGCCGAATTCGAAGCCGCCGCCCGGGCGATTTCAGAGGCGCATCCGCAGGCGATCATTCGGCTCGGCTGGGAGATGAATCTGGCTGACATGGCGTGGTTCGCCAAAGGACATGAAGCCGATTACATCAGGGCGTTCCGGCGCGTCGTGGAAATATTCAGGCGTCATTCCACGGGCTTCAAGTTCGACTGGTGTCCGGGGTGGGGGCCGCAGGAGATGCCGGCGGATCTCAGCTATCCCGGCGACGACGTCGTCGACTACATCGGTCTCGACGTCTACGACTTCAAGCACGAGGGCACGCCTGAGGAGCGCTGGAACGCCTTCTACGTCAAGGCGCCATTCGGCCTGGAATGGCACCGCGAGTTTGCGCATCTGCACGGCAAGCGGATGAGCTACCCCGAATGGGGCGTGGGCAATTTTGGCGACAATCCGTTCTTCATTCAGCAGATGCACGACTGGTTCATGAAGAACGAAGACAGGATTGCCTACGCCGCTTACTTCGACGTCAACGGTGCGTGGCCTACCCAGATCGACAACGGCCAGTTTCCGAATTCGCAGCGGCTGTTCCGAAAGCTGTTCAGCCGCTGA